A single genomic interval of Methyloceanibacter caenitepidi harbors:
- a CDS encoding PAS domain-containing protein, producing MTSKDTAARAAAALEPLLIPGADPAEVTAAIEKALIETADGGNADASARTARLLSASPAVLYSFKARDDFAPTFVSDNIEGLFGYAPADYLGNPGFWRERVHPDDLERLDADLETLFETGELTVEYRFRHKDGTYRWVNDEQHLIYDAQGAPSEVVGSWSDISARKSAEAREDATQARLSTLLEAAPAVIYSFKARDDYAPTFVSENIKRLLGYCPEKYMEHADFWRSHVHPDDLADVEAEGALIFDKGRQATEYRFRKRNGKYIWVSDEQYLLRDEHGEPVEIVGSWTNISARKTAEEAENAARARFDLMLHSAPAVVYSFSATGSFAPTFVSGNIKRVLGYEPDDYLKQADFWRSHVHPDDLPAIEAGQSELFDVGRRVSEYRFRKADGTYCWVSDEQTLIKDRNGVPLEVIGSWSEVTERKTAEQAALQEREQRLTDAIETISEGFSLYDSEDRLVLGNQKYGELFDAGDGPPAPGTAFETILREAVAHGLIADAKGREEGWLRQRLDEHRYPGEPILQRRSDGRWLQISERRTETGGTVAVYSDLTDIKESERRAAAANHLILQSLHYASRIQSAVLPARRELEAIAADHFLIWEPRDIVGGDFFWFQPVEDGHAIMVGDCTGHGVPGAFMTLIAWGLLDRTVRDAPGGPSAVLSGLHQGVQSLLGQDEQQGETDDGLEAGVCFVDLSKRQITFAGARFSLWRSNREGVIEIKGDREGLGYRRYRPDTRFTNTTFAYGSGDAFYLTTDGLIEQIGGPRGRAFGKQRFRDLLHELRDAPMNEQEEKLRDAFEKFQGDQRRRDDLTVLGFIPHA from the coding sequence ATGACGTCGAAAGACACTGCCGCTCGCGCCGCCGCCGCGCTGGAACCTTTGCTGATCCCTGGCGCGGACCCCGCCGAGGTGACCGCCGCGATCGAGAAGGCCTTGATTGAGACGGCAGACGGCGGAAACGCGGATGCCTCGGCGCGAACCGCGCGGCTGCTCTCCGCCTCGCCTGCGGTGCTCTACTCCTTCAAGGCGCGCGATGACTTTGCGCCCACCTTTGTGAGCGACAATATCGAAGGCCTGTTCGGCTATGCGCCGGCGGATTATCTCGGCAATCCCGGCTTCTGGCGCGAGCGCGTTCATCCCGACGATCTCGAGCGCCTCGATGCCGATCTCGAGACTCTCTTCGAGACGGGTGAACTGACCGTCGAATACCGCTTCCGTCACAAGGACGGCACCTATCGCTGGGTGAACGACGAGCAGCACTTGATCTACGACGCACAAGGAGCGCCGAGTGAAGTAGTCGGGTCCTGGAGCGACATCAGCGCCCGTAAGAGCGCCGAGGCGCGGGAAGACGCGACACAGGCCCGCCTCTCGACACTTCTCGAGGCGGCCCCGGCCGTCATTTACAGTTTCAAGGCGCGCGATGACTACGCGCCTACCTTCGTCAGCGAGAATATCAAACGGCTCCTGGGCTATTGCCCGGAGAAATACATGGAGCATGCGGACTTTTGGCGCTCCCACGTCCACCCCGACGACCTCGCAGACGTCGAAGCTGAAGGCGCTTTGATTTTCGACAAGGGGCGCCAGGCCACCGAATACCGGTTCCGCAAACGCAATGGCAAGTATATCTGGGTCAGCGACGAGCAATATTTGCTACGCGACGAGCACGGTGAACCCGTCGAGATTGTCGGTTCCTGGACCAACATTTCCGCGCGCAAGACGGCCGAAGAGGCCGAAAATGCGGCGCGCGCCCGTTTCGACCTGATGCTCCACAGCGCTCCGGCCGTGGTCTATAGCTTCAGCGCGACGGGGAGCTTCGCGCCAACATTTGTCAGCGGCAACATCAAGCGCGTCTTGGGTTACGAACCCGACGACTATTTGAAACAGGCGGATTTCTGGCGCTCCCACGTCCACCCCGACGACCTCCCGGCGATCGAGGCCGGTCAATCGGAGCTGTTCGACGTGGGGCGCAGGGTCTCGGAATATCGCTTCCGCAAGGCCGACGGCACCTATTGCTGGGTCAGCGACGAGCAGACGCTCATCAAGGACCGCAACGGTGTCCCGCTCGAAGTCATTGGCTCCTGGTCCGAGGTGACGGAGCGCAAGACGGCCGAGCAAGCCGCCCTTCAGGAGCGCGAGCAACGGCTGACCGACGCCATCGAGACGATCTCGGAAGGATTCTCTCTTTACGACTCCGAGGACCGTCTCGTCCTGGGCAATCAGAAATATGGCGAGCTGTTCGACGCCGGCGACGGACCGCCCGCGCCCGGCACCGCCTTCGAGACGATCCTGCGCGAAGCCGTCGCCCATGGCCTTATCGCCGATGCCAAGGGGCGTGAGGAAGGCTGGCTCCGCCAGCGCCTCGACGAGCACAGATATCCCGGCGAGCCCATTCTTCAACGCCGGTCGGACGGCCGCTGGCTGCAGATCAGCGAGCGCCGCACGGAGACCGGCGGCACGGTGGCCGTCTATAGCGATCTCACCGACATCAAGGAGAGCGAGCGCCGCGCCGCGGCGGCGAACCACCTCATCCTGCAGAGCCTGCATTATGCCAGCCGTATCCAGTCAGCGGTTCTTCCCGCACGGCGCGAGCTCGAAGCCATCGCGGCGGATCACTTCCTCATTTGGGAGCCGCGGGACATCGTCGGCGGCGACTTCTTCTGGTTCCAGCCCGTTGAAGACGGCCATGCGATCATGGTCGGCGATTGCACGGGTCACGGCGTGCCTGGCGCCTTTATGACTCTGATCGCCTGGGGTCTGCTCGATCGCACGGTACGCGATGCGCCCGGCGGCCCGAGCGCCGTGCTGTCCGGCCTGCATCAGGGCGTGCAGAGTTTGCTCGGCCAGGATGAGCAGCAGGGCGAAACCGACGACGGGCTGGAAGCTGGAGTCTGTTTCGTCGACCTGAGCAAACGACAGATAACATTCGCCGGTGCCCGCTTCTCTCTGTGGCGGTCAAATCGCGAAGGCGTTATCGAGATCAAAGGCGATCGCGAGGGCCTCGGCTACCGGCGTTATCGGCCAGACACGAGATTCACGAACACCACGTTCGCGTATGGTTCAGGCGACGCGTTCTACCTCACGACCGATGGGCTTATCGAGCAGATCGGGGGACCGCGCGGCCGCGCCTTCGGCAAACAGCGGTTCCGCGACCTCTTGCATGAACTGCGCGATGCTCCAATGAATGAGCAGGAAGAAAAGCTGCGCGACGCCTTCGAGAAGTTTCAAGGCGATCAGAGGCGGCGCGACGATCTGACGGTTTTGGGCTTCATCCCTCATGCCTAG
- a CDS encoding CBS domain-containing protein has translation MTLVKHILDIKGHDVHVIHPNAKVFDALRMLADNDIGSLVVMEGEKLVGIITERHYARQIALLGRTSSDTLVGDIMSTRVACVRPDNTVEDCMAIMTKRGVRHLPVLEGGRVVGIVSIGDMVNSVISDQQFVIEQLEHFIHGERS, from the coding sequence ATGACTTTGGTGAAGCACATTCTCGACATCAAGGGACACGATGTTCATGTCATTCATCCTAACGCCAAGGTGTTCGACGCCCTGCGGATGCTCGCAGACAACGACATCGGGTCGCTGGTCGTGATGGAAGGGGAGAAGCTCGTCGGCATCATCACGGAGCGGCACTACGCGCGCCAGATCGCGCTGTTGGGCCGGACCTCGTCGGACACATTGGTCGGCGACATCATGTCGACGCGCGTTGCCTGTGTCCGGCCCGACAATACCGTCGAAGACTGCATGGCGATCATGACCAAACGAGGCGTTCGGCACTTGCCCGTGCTGGAGGGAGGACGCGTCGTCGGGATCGTATCGATCGGCGACATGGTCAACTCCGTCATCAGCGACCAGCAATTCGTGATCGAGCAACTGGAGCACTTTATCCACGGCGAACGTAGTTGA
- a CDS encoding SiaB family protein kinase — protein MLAGQLMDLRSMLHQQGVIFAYSGYVTEPVLSGVGEALKQKLTIDDADTKTLRSVFAVFVEQMQNIIRYSAEKARQELPPADEKGALMEMRYGILTIGREGGDYVVCAGNLVRKADVARLEERLEKIRNMSKNDLKILYKEQLRAEPEQGSKGAGLGLTEIARRASKPIEYDFANVDGDYVFFALRATI, from the coding sequence ATGCTAGCCGGCCAGTTGATGGATTTGCGGTCGATGCTGCATCAGCAAGGCGTGATCTTCGCCTATAGCGGCTATGTGACGGAACCGGTGTTGTCCGGCGTCGGCGAGGCGCTCAAGCAGAAACTCACCATCGACGATGCCGACACCAAGACTTTGCGGAGTGTCTTCGCCGTGTTCGTCGAGCAGATGCAGAACATCATCCGCTACTCTGCCGAAAAGGCGCGGCAGGAACTCCCACCTGCAGATGAGAAGGGCGCACTCATGGAGATGCGTTACGGCATCCTCACGATCGGGCGCGAGGGCGGCGACTACGTGGTCTGCGCCGGCAATCTTGTGCGGAAAGCGGACGTTGCGCGGCTTGAGGAACGTCTTGAAAAGATAAGGAATATGAGCAAAAACGACCTGAAGATTCTCTACAAGGAACAGCTTCGCGCCGAACCCGAGCAAGGCAGCAAGGGGGCCGGTCTCGGTCTCACGGAAATCGCGCGGCGTGCCTCGAAACCCATCGAGTACGACTTCGCCAATGTCGATGGCGACTACGTCTTCTTTGCCTTGAGAGCGACGATCTGA
- a CDS encoding DUF2189 domain-containing protein — protein sequence MADAQHIRNPIEWVWDHVADAAVSMQSVGHALLGSAKARNAPLPKVRRIGVADVRDALAKGIDDFEAYRSDVIFLVLVYPVIGLLLAWLTVGNNALPLLFPLASGFVLIGPVAGLGLYEMSRRREKGTAISWGDAFGVVHAPAFGAAVLLGLGLLGIFALWLSAAYAIFYFTLGPEPPVSVAAFASDVFTTTEGWWMIVAGMGVGFLFAVLVLTISVVSFPMLLDRDVGLYRAVITSVRAVAKNPVTMAVWGLVVAVSLAIGSLPAFIGLIVVMPVLGHATWHLYRKVVV from the coding sequence ATGGCCGACGCACAACACATCAGAAATCCGATCGAATGGGTTTGGGATCACGTAGCCGATGCCGCGGTCTCGATGCAATCGGTCGGGCACGCGCTGCTGGGGAGCGCCAAAGCGCGCAACGCCCCCTTACCGAAGGTGCGCCGCATTGGCGTCGCCGATGTCCGTGACGCCCTAGCAAAAGGTATCGACGACTTCGAGGCGTATCGGAGTGACGTCATCTTCCTCGTCCTCGTCTACCCGGTGATTGGGCTCCTGCTCGCCTGGCTGACTGTCGGCAACAACGCGCTGCCGCTGCTGTTTCCGCTCGCGTCCGGGTTTGTGCTCATCGGTCCCGTGGCAGGATTGGGCCTATATGAGATGAGCCGCCGCCGTGAGAAAGGCACTGCCATTAGCTGGGGCGACGCGTTCGGTGTCGTTCACGCGCCGGCGTTCGGCGCAGCCGTATTGTTGGGGCTAGGACTTCTTGGGATTTTCGCGCTCTGGCTCTCCGCGGCATACGCCATATTTTACTTCACCCTCGGTCCCGAGCCGCCGGTTTCCGTCGCCGCCTTCGCGAGCGACGTTTTCACTACGACCGAGGGCTGGTGGATGATCGTCGCCGGTATGGGCGTCGGTTTCCTTTTCGCGGTGCTGGTTCTGACGATTAGTGTCGTGTCATTTCCGATGCTGCTCGACCGCGATGTCGGACTCTACAGAGCCGTCATCACCTCTGTCCGCGCGGTGGCCAAGAATCCAGTCACCATGGCGGTATGGGGCCTTGTCGTTGCGGTCAGCCTGGCTATCGGATCGCTGCCGGCCTTCATCGGCCTGATCGTCGTGATGCCGGTACTCGGACATGCAACCTGGCACTTGTACCGCAAGGTGGTGGTCTGA
- a CDS encoding DUF1987 domain-containing protein, producing the protein MRDPLNIEQTSRTPAVVFDYANNHLKLSGESYPEDVTEFYRPVFNALDDYLGSLGEGRCRFDFELIYLNSSSAKAVMMLMDKLEDAAKNGADVDVYWFYDTNDDTMQELGEEFGEDLESAVFHLEKMAG; encoded by the coding sequence ATGCGCGATCCTTTGAACATTGAGCAGACCTCCCGCACGCCGGCCGTGGTCTTCGACTACGCAAATAATCACCTGAAGCTGTCCGGCGAGTCGTATCCGGAGGACGTGACCGAGTTTTACCGGCCGGTCTTCAACGCGCTCGACGACTATCTCGGTTCGCTGGGCGAGGGCCGTTGCCGTTTCGACTTCGAACTCATCTATCTGAACAGCTCCAGCGCCAAGGCCGTGATGATGCTGATGGACAAGCTCGAGGATGCCGCCAAGAACGGCGCCGACGTGGATGTCTACTGGTTCTACGACACTAACGACGACACGATGCAGGAGCTGGGCGAGGAATTCGGCGAGGACCTCGAGAGCGCCGTGTTCCATCTCGAGAAGATGGCCGGCTGA